The following nucleotide sequence is from Flavimarina sp. Hel_I_48.
ACTTTGGGAATTTTATTTTCAGCATCCCATAAACCTTCATTAACACCCTTTTTTGTTAAGCTTTCCAGAAATAGGGAATGGCTATTTCAACAACGATTATATCTATTAGCGTATACACATATTGGGTATTCGTATAATTACATTTACTTCAAATAAAAAAAAAGAAAACTATGCAGACTGATCAAGCATTATTGCAATCATATACAATGGGAGACTTACTATTAAAGAATAGAGTTATAATGGCCCCCATGACAAGAAGTAGAGCCGTAAATGACGATACAGCACCCACAGATATGCATGTGGAATATTATACACAGCGCGCTGGTGCTGGACTAATTATTACTGAAGGCTCTCAAGTATCTGAAGAGGCCGTAGGATATATATATACGGCGGGTATACATAACAAAGCGCAAGTTGAAGGATGGAAAAAAGTCGTGAAGTCCGTTCATGATAAAGGCGGAAAGATTTTCATTCAATTATGGCATGTGGGAAGAATGTCTCATCCTGATTTTCACAATGGTGAGAAACCACTGGCACCCAGTGCTGTTAATCCAGAAGCGCAAGCTTACACACCTGATGGCTTTAAGGATACGGTAGAACCTCAAGCTATGAGCCTGAAAGATATTGAACGCACGCAGGAAGATTTTGTAAACGCAGCAAAAAATGCAAAAGAAGCAGGTTTTGACGGTGTTGAAATACATTCTTCCAATGGCTACTTATTTCACCAGTTTTTTAATACCAACTCAAATTTAAGAGACGATAATTACGGCGGAAGTAAAGAAAATCGATCAAGATTCTTTTTTGAAGTTTTGGATAAAGTTAAAGATGTGTGGCCTCCTAATCGCATAGGGGTACGTTTAAATCCTTCTTTAAATGAAATCTTCGGTATTCACGCTACAGAAGAATCCATTCCTACCTTTGATTATATTATTGATCGTTTGAACGATCATGATCTTGCTTATCTTCATTTATCTGAGCCATTCAATGATGTAAGCGATATAGATTATTTAGAATCTAATATTGCAAAACGTTATAGACCTATGTATAAGGGAACACTTATGATTAATTCCAACTTTGATCAGGAATCTGGTAATAGGGTAATTGAAGAAGAAGAAGCTGATCTTGTCGCTTTTGGTAAATTATATATTTCGAATCCAGACCTTGCAGAACGTTTCGCCATAAACGCACCTATGGCTGACTGGGACAAAGACACGTTCTATAGCCAGGGCAAAGAAGGGTATATCGACTATCCAAAATACGCTGAAGAACACGTTGAAAATTCTTAAACACTATTAATAAAATTTTAAATGGTGTTAAAGCCTTAATTTGTTTAAGTATTTGAACGTAAATTGATCAAAATTTCAAAATTATGGATCAAAAGAAATATGATCAGATGCAGGGCATGTTGAACAAGCTTGAAGATGTCAAAAACAGTCAGGAAAGTATTCTTGATAAAATCAACCATGTAATCACAGATCTCTTTCAAGACCCTGATAAGGATTTAGAGAAAGCGATGGAAACAGCTCATGAAAAGGCTTCTGAAAATGTGGAAGCAATCGCATCTGCTATCGAAGCGTATGAGATGAAGTTCAACAAAGCGCAGCAAAACTAATTTTGTTTATTATTAACAGAATTAGTTTAAACAATAATTAAATTTAAGCCAGTTAATAACTGGCTTTTTTTATGCAATATTATTCCTTAGAAGACCTTAACAATTTACCATCGCGTGACCGCGCTCACTTCATCAACAGTTGTACGGGTTACAAATCTGCAAATTTGCTGGGCACGGTATCAAAAGATGGTCTCACCAATGTGGCTATTTTTAGTTCTGTTATTCATTTGGGTAGCAACCCACCTTTACTCGGTTTTATCTTACGCCCTACCACGATTGCCAGGAACACGTACGACAATTTGAAAAAAACGGGTGTATTTACCGTAAATCACGTGAATGAAAATATCGTTCGTGCTGCCCACCAGACTTCAGCAAAATATCCAGGTGAAGTAACCGAATTTGATAAAGTTGACCTCAATACAGAATTTCTAAATGACTTTAAAGCTCCGTACGTTCAGGAAAGTAAGATAAAACTGGGCTGTGCATATACAAACGAGTACTTTATAGAAGAAAATGACTGCCTTTTTATAATAGGTGCGATCAAACATATTCATATAGCGGAGAATATACAGCGAGAAGACGGCTGGCTTGATCTGGAAGCTGCAAAAACCGTAAGTATAAATGGTCTTGATGGCTATGCGCTTCCCCATTTGCTGGAACGCCTTTCCTACGCAAAACCAGACAAGGACCTCAAAAGCCTGAATAAGGATGGCGCATAAAAAACCGCACCTACCAGAAAAAATCTGTCCGGTTTGTGAGAAGCCATTTGCGTGGCGCAAAAAATGGCAAAACAACTGGGAAAACGTAAAATATTGCAGTGAACGCTGCAGGCGCTCCTCTTAAGTTGACCGCATAAATAAAGAACCGTAAAACAATTCACTTTGATGAAAAATCTGATTTGGTTTAGCGCTACAAACCTTCGGGTAGCGGATAATAAAATTCTTTTTGAAGCCTGTAAAGAAGATAAACCCGTGCTTGCGGTTTATTGTTTTGACCCGCGTCATTATACCGAAGGGGATTTTGGTTTTAAAAAAACAGAAAAGTTTCGTGCACAGTTTTTAATAGAATCCGTTAAAAACCTTCAGGAAAACCTTCTAGATCTCAATATTAGCTTACTTGTTTACCATAAAAAACCCGAAGAGATAA
It contains:
- a CDS encoding alkene reductase; this encodes MQTDQALLQSYTMGDLLLKNRVIMAPMTRSRAVNDDTAPTDMHVEYYTQRAGAGLIITEGSQVSEEAVGYIYTAGIHNKAQVEGWKKVVKSVHDKGGKIFIQLWHVGRMSHPDFHNGEKPLAPSAVNPEAQAYTPDGFKDTVEPQAMSLKDIERTQEDFVNAAKNAKEAGFDGVEIHSSNGYLFHQFFNTNSNLRDDNYGGSKENRSRFFFEVLDKVKDVWPPNRIGVRLNPSLNEIFGIHATEESIPTFDYIIDRLNDHDLAYLHLSEPFNDVSDIDYLESNIAKRYRPMYKGTLMINSNFDQESGNRVIEEEEADLVAFGKLYISNPDLAERFAINAPMADWDKDTFYSQGKEGYIDYPKYAEEHVENS
- a CDS encoding flavin reductase family protein; translated protein: MQYYSLEDLNNLPSRDRAHFINSCTGYKSANLLGTVSKDGLTNVAIFSSVIHLGSNPPLLGFILRPTTIARNTYDNLKKTGVFTVNHVNENIVRAAHQTSAKYPGEVTEFDKVDLNTEFLNDFKAPYVQESKIKLGCAYTNEYFIEENDCLFIIGAIKHIHIAENIQREDGWLDLEAAKTVSINGLDGYALPHLLERLSYAKPDKDLKSLNKDGA
- a CDS encoding DUF2256 domain-containing protein; this translates as MAHKKPHLPEKICPVCEKPFAWRKKWQNNWENVKYCSERCRRSS